From a region of the Thermosulfurimonas sp. F29 genome:
- the rgy gene encoding reverse gyrase, with protein MLFSLAHGCPNCGGEIGDDRLLAGWPCERCLPEPEEPCALPEERLLGLRPFCEAREKLAHFREMFIRAVGHAPSSLQETWAKRFFLGESFAIVAPTGSGKTTFGLLLTLLNPGKSLIVVPTRLLCDQLHGRLEALAERLSISRKILAYRGRRRDKEAFAAGDYEILVATSAFMYQHGPELARIAFSLVFVDDVDAFLKRSRHLETLFRVLGFTEEEILLALKPRKTDHDFELLNGIRERGGRARLIISSATLKPRTSRVVLFQQLLGFDIQRATSTLRNVLDAYLEVPRDKLFSEAVEVCRRLGAGGLIFLSEDLGKAEVPRFTEFLRRNGIRAVSYLEASPEKLVEGLQRGDFEVAVGLAHLGNPLVRGLDLPEVLRYAVFVGVPKHVFSLRLELSPQNLYALLSALLPVFEGEEETEATAHLRYLRNYLTLRAEDLPRYPRIEARLREIRHFLETRLSESAFRERLRSSEEVFLEEREGELFVVVGDAAAYLQASGRVSRLSARGVLPGLSVVLAESRRALASLKHRLRFFLGEPPDFRPLPELNLEEVSRRLTEARRGLREGRTPKVRSTLLVVESPHKARTIASFWGRPSHRRLGRVVVYEIPTEDRLLMVTASLGHVFNLSRRRGLFGVFSEDGRYRPLFDTIKRCQDTGEELVDPEEVKERCPGGRVWDKGEILAALARVAFSADEVLIGSDPDAEGEKIAYDLMISLRPYQANIRRLEFHEVTPRALREALARPQDFNTARVKAQLARRVADRWVGFALSRYLWRVFSRRGLSAGRVQTPVLGWVIERAREAGRKRYLLSFRLGGRRFTLELEDGRRARSLKEEFGTLRWEVLEESEEEIPAPSPFTTDTVLEEAHTRLGFTSRYTMTLLQHLFESGLITYHRTDSTRVSEAGRFQVARPYLEKTLGADFFFPRAWGEGGAHEAIRPTRPWDLRELRSRVAHGLLSLENERDALRLYDLIFRRFMASQCRNPRVKVARLRFTVSDFSWEDRAPVEMLRPGHDRLWEPLTLFQPRGGPEEIRLRSVSAKPLFTEGTLVQEMKKRGLGRPSTYAEIVSTLLSRGYVKAIKGGRLVPTHLGKEVYEVLRRDFPHLVSEEFTRELETLMDRIEEGQDDWQEVCRKLEDLVRRFVG; from the coding sequence ATGCTTTTTTCCCTGGCCCACGGATGTCCGAACTGCGGCGGCGAGATCGGAGACGACCGGCTCCTTGCGGGATGGCCCTGCGAGAGGTGTCTTCCCGAGCCGGAGGAGCCCTGCGCCCTTCCTGAAGAAAGACTCCTCGGGCTTCGTCCCTTCTGTGAGGCCCGAGAAAAACTGGCCCACTTCCGGGAGATGTTTATACGGGCCGTGGGGCACGCTCCCTCGAGCCTTCAGGAGACCTGGGCCAAGCGTTTTTTCCTAGGGGAGTCCTTCGCCATCGTGGCCCCCACCGGATCGGGAAAGACCACCTTCGGGCTACTTCTCACCCTCTTAAATCCGGGAAAAAGCCTCATCGTGGTCCCCACCCGTCTCCTCTGTGATCAGTTGCACGGAAGGCTCGAGGCTCTGGCCGAAAGGCTATCGATCTCGCGGAAAATTCTGGCCTATCGGGGGCGCAGGCGGGACAAGGAGGCCTTCGCCGCGGGCGACTACGAGATCCTGGTAGCCACCTCGGCCTTCATGTATCAACACGGCCCGGAGCTTGCCCGGATCGCCTTTTCGCTGGTCTTCGTGGACGATGTGGACGCCTTTCTCAAGCGCTCCAGGCACCTGGAGACCCTCTTTCGCGTACTGGGATTCACCGAAGAGGAGATTCTTCTGGCCCTAAAACCCCGCAAAACGGACCACGACTTCGAACTCCTAAACGGCATCCGGGAGAGGGGAGGGCGGGCCCGCCTGATTATCTCCTCGGCTACCCTCAAACCCCGAACCTCGCGGGTGGTCCTTTTCCAGCAGCTCCTCGGTTTCGACATTCAGCGGGCCACCTCCACCCTTCGAAATGTCCTGGATGCCTATCTTGAGGTGCCCCGGGACAAACTCTTTTCCGAGGCCGTGGAGGTCTGTCGGCGCCTGGGAGCCGGAGGGCTTATCTTCCTCTCCGAGGATCTGGGTAAAGCCGAGGTGCCGCGGTTTACCGAATTTTTGCGCCGAAACGGAATCAGAGCGGTCTCCTATCTGGAGGCCTCTCCGGAAAAACTCGTGGAAGGGTTGCAAAGAGGGGACTTCGAGGTGGCGGTGGGGCTGGCTCACCTGGGGAATCCTCTGGTCAGGGGGCTCGATCTTCCGGAGGTTCTGCGCTACGCCGTGTTCGTGGGGGTGCCCAAGCATGTGTTCTCCCTGCGGCTGGAGCTTTCTCCCCAGAACCTTTACGCCCTCCTTTCGGCCCTGCTTCCGGTTTTCGAAGGCGAGGAGGAGACCGAGGCGACGGCTCACCTGCGCTATCTCCGCAACTATCTTACCCTCAGAGCGGAGGACCTTCCCCGGTATCCCAGGATTGAGGCCCGTCTCAGGGAAATCCGGCACTTCCTTGAGACGCGTCTTTCGGAGAGCGCCTTTCGGGAAAGGCTGCGTTCCTCCGAGGAGGTCTTTCTGGAGGAGAGGGAGGGGGAGCTTTTCGTGGTGGTAGGAGACGCCGCGGCCTATCTTCAGGCCTCGGGCAGGGTGTCCCGACTTTCGGCCCGGGGGGTGCTCCCGGGGCTATCCGTGGTGCTTGCGGAAAGTCGCCGGGCTCTCGCGAGCCTTAAACATCGACTTCGTTTTTTCCTCGGGGAGCCACCGGACTTCCGTCCCCTCCCGGAGTTAAATCTCGAGGAGGTTTCCCGCCGGCTCACCGAGGCCCGTCGGGGGCTCCGCGAAGGACGCACTCCGAAGGTCCGAAGCACCCTCCTGGTGGTGGAAAGCCCCCACAAGGCCCGAACCATTGCCTCCTTCTGGGGAAGACCATCCCATAGACGCCTGGGACGGGTCGTCGTTTACGAGATTCCCACCGAGGACCGGCTTCTCATGGTTACGGCCTCCCTGGGCCATGTCTTCAACCTCTCCCGCCGGCGGGGGTTGTTCGGAGTGTTTTCCGAAGACGGCCGTTATCGGCCCCTCTTCGATACCATCAAGCGTTGTCAGGATACCGGAGAGGAACTGGTGGATCCGGAGGAAGTAAAGGAAAGGTGTCCTGGGGGGAGGGTTTGGGACAAGGGGGAGATCCTTGCGGCGCTGGCGCGGGTGGCCTTTTCCGCCGACGAGGTCCTCATCGGTTCGGACCCCGATGCCGAGGGCGAGAAGATCGCCTACGATCTCATGATCTCCCTGCGCCCGTATCAGGCCAACATCCGGCGGCTCGAGTTTCACGAGGTTACCCCCCGGGCCCTGCGGGAGGCCCTGGCCCGGCCGCAGGATTTCAACACGGCCCGGGTAAAAGCCCAGCTGGCCCGCCGGGTGGCGGATCGGTGGGTGGGGTTTGCCCTTTCCCGTTATCTCTGGCGGGTCTTTTCCCGGCGAGGCCTTTCGGCCGGACGGGTTCAGACCCCGGTGCTGGGCTGGGTCATCGAGCGGGCCAGGGAGGCCGGTCGCAAACGCTATCTCCTGAGTTTCCGCCTGGGAGGTCGCCGTTTCACCCTGGAACTCGAGGACGGTCGCAGGGCCCGATCCCTGAAGGAGGAGTTCGGTACCCTGCGGTGGGAAGTCCTGGAGGAGTCGGAGGAGGAGATCCCCGCCCCGTCTCCCTTCACTACGGACACCGTGCTTGAGGAAGCCCACACCCGCCTGGGTTTCACCAGCCGATACACCATGACCCTGCTTCAGCACCTCTTCGAAAGCGGGCTCATCACCTACCACCGCACCGATTCCACCCGGGTCTCCGAGGCCGGACGCTTTCAGGTGGCCCGCCCCTATCTGGAAAAGACGCTCGGGGCGGACTTCTTTTTCCCCCGGGCCTGGGGGGAAGGCGGGGCCCACGAGGCCATCCGTCCCACCCGGCCCTGGGATCTCCGGGAATTGCGCTCGCGGGTGGCTCACGGTCTTCTCTCCCTGGAAAACGAAAGGGATGCCCTGCGTCTCTACGACCTCATCTTCAGGCGTTTCATGGCCAGCCAGTGCCGCAATCCCCGGGTTAAGGTGGCTCGCCTGCGTTTTACCGTATCGGACTTTTCCTGGGAGGATCGGGCTCCGGTGGAGATGCTTCGCCCCGGACACGACCGGCTGTGGGAACCCCTTACCCTCTTTCAGCCCCGGGGGGGGCCGGAAGAGATACGGCTTCGCAGCGTCTCGGCCAAACCGCTTTTCACCGAGGGCACCCTGGTTCAGGAAATGAAAAAACGCGGCCTGGGACGCCCTTCCACCTACGCCGAAATCGTTAGCACCCTGCTTTCCCGGGGCTATGTCAAGGCCATAAAGGGAGGCCGCCTGGTGCCCACCCACCTGGGGAAAGAGGTTTACGAGGTGCTACGGAGGGATTTTCCCCACCTCGTCTCCGAAGAGTTTACCCGGGAACTGGAAACCCTTATGGATCGCATCGAGGAGGGGCAGGATGACTGGCAGGAGGTCTGCCGGAAACTCGAGGACCTGGTCCGTCGGTTCGTGGGTTAA
- a CDS encoding DUF3786 domain-containing protein, giving the protein MIPAMGLTPLEIVRHLPKTNCGECGELSCLAFAVALLSGKRTPRDCPHANLEGLSLSGGPNPSSELDQAWRILEEVKTEVAGLDLRARAGGLGVEWREGRLLIPYLDGLVELTPRSARRIDGLELDPRDQILLYNYVRFGGKAPLSGEFVGLETFPNSVSKVATLRRYAEERLARALSERFATLRKALSSFRTREIPAEADLSFEVYVLPRVPLRIHFWRPEPEEGLPPEAKVLYDRLALEYLDLESLVFCAERFTERWLEVAGIR; this is encoded by the coding sequence ATGATACCCGCGATGGGTTTGACCCCGCTTGAGATCGTCAGGCATCTCCCCAAAACCAACTGCGGGGAGTGCGGAGAGCTCTCCTGTCTGGCCTTTGCGGTGGCTCTCCTTTCCGGAAAACGCACCCCTCGGGACTGTCCCCACGCGAATCTCGAAGGGCTTTCCCTTTCCGGAGGTCCGAATCCCTCCTCCGAACTGGATCAGGCCTGGCGCATCCTCGAGGAGGTAAAGACCGAGGTGGCCGGCTTGGATCTTCGCGCCCGGGCCGGGGGGCTCGGAGTGGAATGGCGGGAGGGGAGGCTCCTCATTCCCTACCTCGACGGCCTGGTGGAACTCACCCCGCGGTCCGCCCGTCGTATCGACGGCCTGGAACTGGATCCCCGGGATCAGATCCTTCTTTACAACTATGTTCGTTTCGGGGGAAAGGCCCCTCTTTCCGGAGAATTCGTGGGGCTGGAGACCTTTCCCAATTCGGTCTCCAAGGTGGCCACCCTCAGGCGATATGCCGAGGAAAGGCTGGCCCGGGCCCTTTCGGAACGATTCGCGACCCTGCGGAAGGCCCTTTCGTCGTTCCGCACGCGGGAAATTCCCGCCGAAGCGGATCTATCCTTTGAGGTCTATGTGCTTCCCCGGGTTCCCCTCCGGATCCACTTCTGGCGTCCCGAGCCCGAGGAGGGGCTTCCCCCGGAGGCCAAGGTCCTTTACGACCGTCTGGCCCTGGAATATCTGGATCTGGAGTCCCTGGTCTTCTGTGCGGAACGATTTACCGAAAGATGGCTTGAGGTGGCAGGGATCCGGTAA
- a CDS encoding CarD family transcriptional regulator: MFNIGDMAVYPAHGVGVIEAVENKVIGGEEKTFYVMRILETNMTVLVPKDNAQRVGLRSLISKEEAARVYEILGTKELSFNHQTWNRRYREYMEKLKSGSIFEVAEVYRDLHLVSRQKPLSYGERKLFDTARCLLVKELALAENLEEDEVERKIREALAQAP, encoded by the coding sequence ATGTTCAATATAGGAGATATGGCGGTTTATCCTGCGCACGGCGTGGGGGTCATTGAGGCCGTGGAAAATAAGGTCATAGGGGGGGAGGAAAAAACCTTTTATGTGATGCGTATTCTCGAGACTAACATGACCGTTCTGGTCCCCAAGGACAACGCCCAGAGGGTCGGACTTCGCAGTCTTATTTCCAAGGAGGAAGCGGCCCGGGTTTACGAAATCCTCGGCACCAAAGAGCTTTCCTTTAATCATCAGACCTGGAATCGGCGCTATCGGGAATACATGGAAAAACTCAAAAGCGGTTCCATCTTCGAGGTGGCGGAGGTGTACCGGGATCTTCATCTGGTAAGCCGACAGAAACCCCTTTCCTACGGAGAGCGCAAACTCTTCGATACGGCCCGATGTCTTCTGGTAAAGGAGCTGGCCCTGGCCGAAAATCTCGAAGAGGACGAGGTGGAGAGGAAGATTCGGGAGGCGCTGGCTCAGGCACCCTAA
- a CDS encoding PIN/TRAM domain-containing protein has protein sequence MRRYLIPFLLVGTAALLGFGVVRYFPPRGGHPLSPWAGLAGGAGVGLLVLFAERLIRRLPLLQIVGGAVGLLLGLALARLLSSLFAPLGQGVWAAFVYSMLALALGYLGLVVGGRRFSEIRLPEGLFHPLSYVSKKFPRKECPKVVDTSAIIDGRLADICETGWLEGPLIIPNFVLRELQHVADSRDHSRRERGRRGLDALNRIRESGRVEVRFVDQDYPRIRDIDAKLVRLSRDLGAKLITTDYNLNKVARLKGVEVLNVNELALALRPVVTPGEELKIEVIKEGKERDQGVGYLPDGTMVVVEGGRRLIGKEVEVVVTSVLQTPAGRIVFGKPRSVAQAA, from the coding sequence TTGAGACGCTACCTGATTCCTTTTCTTCTAGTAGGTACGGCGGCCCTTCTCGGTTTCGGGGTGGTTCGTTACTTTCCCCCCCGTGGTGGTCACCCTCTTTCCCCCTGGGCGGGGCTTGCCGGAGGGGCGGGGGTGGGGCTTCTCGTGCTTTTTGCGGAAAGACTCATCCGCCGTCTGCCCCTGCTTCAGATCGTGGGAGGAGCGGTGGGACTCCTTCTGGGACTGGCCCTGGCCCGATTACTCTCCTCCCTCTTTGCTCCTCTGGGGCAGGGGGTCTGGGCGGCTTTCGTGTATTCCATGCTGGCCCTGGCTCTGGGATACCTGGGGCTGGTGGTGGGAGGGCGCCGTTTTTCGGAAATCCGTCTCCCCGAGGGACTATTTCATCCCCTCTCCTATGTTTCCAAAAAATTTCCCCGTAAAGAATGTCCCAAGGTGGTGGACACCAGCGCCATCATCGACGGACGCCTGGCCGACATCTGTGAGACCGGCTGGCTTGAGGGGCCACTCATCATTCCCAACTTCGTGCTCCGCGAGCTTCAGCATGTGGCCGACAGCCGCGATCACTCCCGTCGGGAGAGGGGCCGCCGGGGGCTCGATGCTCTGAACCGGATTCGGGAGTCCGGTCGGGTAGAGGTGCGCTTCGTGGATCAGGACTATCCCCGTATTCGGGACATCGACGCCAAGCTGGTGAGGCTCTCCCGCGACCTCGGAGCCAAGCTCATCACCACCGACTACAACCTCAACAAGGTAGCCAGGCTCAAGGGAGTAGAGGTGCTCAATGTCAACGAGCTGGCCCTGGCCCTGCGTCCGGTGGTTACCCCGGGGGAGGAACTCAAGATCGAGGTCATAAAGGAGGGCAAGGAGCGGGATCAGGGCGTGGGGTATCTACCCGACGGAACCATGGTGGTGGTGGAGGGAGGACGCCGGCTCATCGGAAAGGAGGTCGAAGTGGTGGTGACCAGTGTGCTCCAGACCCCGGCCGGACGCATCGTGTTCGGTAAACCCCGGAGCGTGGCTCAGGCGGCCTGA